A window of the Tiliqua scincoides isolate rTilSci1 chromosome 5, rTilSci1.hap2, whole genome shotgun sequence genome harbors these coding sequences:
- the SNRK gene encoding SNF-related serine/threonine-protein kinase — MAGFKRGYDGKIAGLYDLDKTLGRGHFAVVKLARHVFTGEKVAVKVIDKTKLDTLATGHLFQEVRCMKLVQHPNIVRLYEVIDTQTKLYLILELGDGGDMFDYIMKHEEGLNEDLAKKYFAQIVHAISYCHKLHVVHRDLKPENVVFFEKQGLVKLTDFGFSNKFQPGKKLTTSCGSLAYSAPEILLGDEYDAPAVDIWSLGVILYMLVCGQPPFQEANDSETLTMIMDCKYTVPSRVSKECKDLITRMLQRDPKRRASLEEIENHPWLQGVDPSPATKYNIPLVSYKNLSEEEHNSIIQRMVLGDIADRDTIVEALETNKYNHITATYFLLAERILREKQEKEIQTRSASPSNIKAQFRQSWPTKIDVPQDLEDDLTATPLSHGTVPQSPARSAENVLNGHRSKALNDSAKREDIPELAGPALSVPSVSLKPTASGRKCLFRVEEDEEEDEEDKKPVSLSTQVVLRRKPSVTNRLTSRKSAPVLNQIFEEGESDDEFDMDENLPPKLSRLKMNIASPSTVHKRYHRRKSQGRGSSCSSSETSDDDSESRRRLDKDSGFTYSWHRRDSSEGPPGNQGDGSGQGKPSNGNGGLDKTSPGDNNKGGGSPSSSSSGSTNNNSGSTRRCAGSNNSMQLSSRSAGDLVESLKLMSLCLGSQIHNSTKYIIDPQNTVSFSSVKVQEKSTWKMCISSTGSVNPTSSLGSIKFFSDQMSDTTNELERIKSKNLKNNVLQLPLCEKTISVNIQRNPKEGLLCTSSQTTCCHVV; from the exons ATGGCAGGTTTCAAACGAGGATATGATGGAAAAATTGCTGGATTATATGATTTGGATAAAACCTTAGGCAGAGGGCATTTTGCTGTGGTCAAACTTGCCAGACATGTGTTTACAGGTGAAAAGGTAGCAGTGAAAGTAATTGACAAGACCAAGCTAGATACTCTAGCCACAGGACATCTTTTCCAAGAAGTTAGATGCATGAAACTAGTGCAACATCCTAATATTGTTCGCCTGTATGAAGTAATTGACACCCAGACCAAACTTTACCTAATCCTAGAGCTCGGTGATGGAGGAGATATGTTTGATTACATCATGAAGCACGAAGAAGGTCTTAATGAAGATCTGGCCAAGAAATATTTTGCTCAGATCGTTCATGCTATCTCCTACTGCCATAAACTGCATGTAGTTCATAGAGACTTAAAGCCAGAGAATGTTGTCTTCTTTGAAAAACAAGGACTTGTGAAATTGACTGACTTTGGCTTCAGCAACAAATTTCAGCCTGGAAAGAAACTCACAACAAGTTGTGGATCTCTTGCATATTCTGCTCCTGAAATTCTCCTTGGGGATGAGTATGATGCACCTGCAGTAG ATATATGGAGCCTGGGAGTTATTCTTTACATGTTGGTATGTGGACAACCACCATTCCAAGAAGCAAACGACAGTGAAACTTTGACCATGATCATGGACTGTAAATACACAGTGCCATCTCGTGTATCAAAAGAATGTAAAGA tttAATTACACGGATGTTGCAAAGAGATCCAAAACGAAGGGCATCTTTGGAAGAAATTGAAAATCATCCCTGGCTACAAGGAGTTGACCCCTCACCTGCAACAAAGTACAACATTCCTCTGGTTTCATATAAAAATCTTTCAGAGGAAGAACACAACAGTATCATACAACGAATGGTTCTTGGAGACATTGCAGACCGAGACACTATAGTAGA GGCTCTGGAAACTAACAAATACAATCACATCACTGCTACCTACTTCTTACTAGCAGAGAGAATTCTACGAGAGAAACAGGAGAAAGAAATACAAACCAGATCAGCAAGCCCAAGCAATATCAAAGCTCAGTTCAG GCAATCATGGCCAACAAAAATTGATGTCCCCCAAGACTTAGAAGATGACCTTACAGCTACTCCTCTATCGCATGGAACTGTTCCCCAGTCTCCAGCTCGCAGTGCAGAAAATGTTCTTAATGGTCACAGGAGTAAAGCACTTAATGATTCAGCAAAAAGAGAAGATATTCCTGAATTAGCTGGGCCAGCACTTTCTGTTCCTTCTGTGAGTTTAAAACCTACAGCTAGTGGTCGGAAGTGCTTGTTTAGAGTGGAAGAAGATGAAGAGGAGGACGAAGAAGACAAAAAACCTGTTTCCCTTTCAACTCAAGTTGTCCTACGCCGCAAGCCTTCTGTTACAAATCGTCTTACTTCCCGGAAGAGTGCCCCAGTCCTCAATCAGATATTTGAGGAAGGAGAGTCAGATGATGAGTTTGATATGGATGAAAACTTGCCCCCCAAACTTAGCCGGCTAAAAATGAATATTGCTTCCCCCAGCACTGTGCACAAACGTTACCACAGACGGAAAAGTCAGGGTCGGGGGTCCAGCTGCAGTAGCTCAGAAACGAGCGACGATGATTCTGAAAGTCGTCGACGTCTAGATAAAGACAGTGGGTTTACTTATTCCTGGCATAGGCGAGATAGTAGCGAAGGCCCCCCTGGAAATCAGGGAGATGGCAGTGGTCAAGGCAAACCAAGCAATGGAAATGGAGGGTTAGATAAAACAAGCCCAGGTGACAATAATAAAGGGGGTGGAAGTCCTTCCAGCAGCTCCAGTGGCAGCACTAATAACAATTCAGGTTCTACTCGTAGATGTGCTGGATCTAATAATTCCATGCAGTTGTCTTCACGAAGTGCAGGCGACCTTGTTGAAAGCCTCAAATTAATGAGCCTCTGCTTAGGTTCACAGATTCACAACAGCACTAAATACATAATTGATCCACAAAACACTGTCTCGTTTTCCAGTGTTAAGGTGCAGGAGAAATCAACATGGAAAATGTGCATAAGTTCTACCGGGAGTGTAAATCCAACGTCATCCTTGGGAAGCATAAAATTCTTTTCTGACCAAATGTCAGACACAACAAATGAATTGGAACGAATAAAGAGCAAGAACTTGAAAAATAATGTGCTACAACTACCTCTGTGTGAAAAAACAATATCTGTGAATATTCAGCGAAACCCGAAGGAGGGACTGCTGTGTACCTCCAGTCAAACTACTTGCTGTCATGTTGTTTGA